A DNA window from Micromonospora sp. NBC_01739 contains the following coding sequences:
- a CDS encoding mycothiol-dependent nitroreductase Rv2466c family protein has protein sequence MNERTSVDMWFDPICPWAWVTSRWLLEVEQVRDVQVRFRVMSLSVLNEGRELPEPYQEAMRTGWGPVRVCIAAEQRYGSAAVGALYTALGIRIHLGKEQVGRELFVAALTDAGLDPELAEAAEDSGLDTALRQSHEEGMRPVGTEVGTPVIHAPGPEGRKVAFFGPVVTPAPKGEAAGRLWDGVLLVAGTPGFFELKRTRDLDPIFD, from the coding sequence ATGAACGAACGCACCAGCGTCGACATGTGGTTCGATCCGATCTGCCCCTGGGCGTGGGTCACCTCCCGCTGGCTGCTGGAGGTGGAACAGGTCCGCGACGTCCAGGTCCGGTTCCGCGTGATGAGCCTGTCGGTGCTCAACGAGGGCCGCGAACTGCCCGAGCCGTACCAGGAGGCGATGCGTACCGGCTGGGGGCCGGTGCGGGTGTGCATCGCGGCGGAGCAGCGGTACGGGTCGGCGGCGGTGGGTGCCCTCTACACCGCCCTGGGCATTCGGATCCACCTCGGCAAGGAGCAGGTCGGCCGCGAGTTGTTCGTCGCCGCCCTCACCGACGCCGGCCTGGACCCCGAACTGGCCGAGGCCGCCGAGGACAGCGGCCTCGACACCGCCCTGCGGCAGAGCCACGAGGAGGGCATGCGGCCGGTCGGCACCGAGGTGGGCACCCCGGTCATCCACGCACCCGGACCGGAGGGCCGGAAGGTGGCCTTCTTCGGCCCGGTGGTCACCCCGGCACCCAAGGGGGAGGCCGCCGGTCGGCTCTGGGACGGGGTACTGCTGGTGGCCGGCACCCCCGGCTTCTTCGAACTCAAGCGCACCCGCGACCTCGACCCCATCTTCGACTGA
- a CDS encoding DUF1015 family protein, giving the protein MTVVHPITRAWITTGGTGAQNYDEFADDAEITAIIEANPHSALGIEMPHRAPDSLGKSFGDALPDAVTRLAEAKADGSYTPAEQVVVLYRITAPGEEPAYGIFAMVDTDQISTRADEPGLVIRNEDVFIAKVRERVALAEALGHLLSPVLLLQTGRGDELHAALAKATDAAGAPAATDLDQAGRTHAIWLLGPGPEQDELTALAGGGELVVADGNHRSLAAQTGGFRRFLAVVTTPASVAIQPYNRLISELPTTPQELLDRLTAAGAQVSSVEGPAQVPAAGGTIVLQLPGQAYAVTLPHTGAGRLENLDHALVERLLLRDALGLDPGDKRITYVGGDYPASWLAGEVEAGRAELAILIAPVTVDDFVAVNLAREKMPRKSTWFTPKARGGLVVAELPDPA; this is encoded by the coding sequence ATGACGGTCGTGCACCCGATCACCCGGGCTTGGATCACCACTGGCGGCACCGGAGCGCAGAACTACGACGAGTTCGCCGACGACGCGGAGATCACCGCGATCATCGAGGCGAATCCGCACAGCGCCCTCGGCATCGAGATGCCACACCGGGCTCCGGACAGCCTCGGCAAGTCCTTCGGCGACGCGCTGCCGGACGCGGTGACCCGGCTGGCCGAGGCGAAGGCCGACGGCAGCTACACCCCCGCCGAGCAGGTCGTGGTCCTGTACCGGATCACCGCGCCGGGGGAGGAGCCGGCGTACGGCATCTTCGCCATGGTCGACACCGATCAGATCTCCACCCGGGCCGACGAGCCGGGCCTGGTCATCCGCAACGAGGACGTCTTCATCGCCAAGGTGCGCGAGCGGGTGGCCCTGGCCGAGGCGCTGGGGCACCTGCTCTCGCCGGTGCTGCTGTTGCAGACCGGGCGCGGTGACGAACTGCACGCAGCGCTGGCCAAGGCCACCGACGCGGCCGGCGCACCCGCCGCGACCGACCTGGACCAGGCCGGGCGTACGCACGCCATCTGGCTGCTCGGGCCGGGCCCGGAGCAGGACGAGCTGACCGCCCTGGCCGGTGGCGGGGAACTGGTCGTCGCCGACGGCAACCACCGCAGCCTCGCCGCCCAGACCGGCGGATTCCGCCGCTTCCTGGCGGTGGTGACCACCCCCGCCTCGGTGGCCATCCAGCCGTACAACCGCCTCATCAGCGAGCTGCCGACCACCCCGCAGGAGCTGCTCGACCGGCTGACCGCCGCCGGTGCGCAGGTCAGCTCCGTCGAGGGCCCGGCGCAGGTCCCGGCCGCCGGCGGCACCATCGTGCTCCAGCTACCCGGCCAGGCGTACGCGGTGACCCTGCCGCACACCGGCGCCGGCCGGCTGGAGAACCTCGACCACGCCCTGGTCGAGCGGCTGCTGTTGCGCGACGCCCTGGGGCTGGACCCGGGGGACAAGCGGATCACCTACGTCGGTGGCGACTACCCGGCCAGCTGGCTGGCCGGTGAGGTCGAGGCCGGCCGGGCCGAGTTGGCCATCCTCATCGCGCCGGTGACCGTGGACGACTTCGTCGCTGTGAACCTGGCTCGGGAGAAGATGCCGCGCAAGAGCACCTGGTTCACCCCGAAGGCGCGTGGCGGCCTGGTGGTAGCGGAGCTGCCGGACCCGGCGTGA
- a CDS encoding ribose-5-phosphate isomerase, translating to MRVYLGSDHAGFELKVHLANHLAKQGYEVVDVGPHVFDPDDDYPAFCLHAGTRVVADPGSLGVVIGGSGNGEQIAANKVAGVRAALAWSIETAQLGRQHNDANVVAVGARQHTLDEATAIVEAFLTTAFSGSERHARRIAQVAEYEQTRKLPDLP from the coding sequence ATGCGCGTCTACCTGGGATCCGATCACGCCGGTTTCGAGTTGAAGGTGCACCTGGCCAACCATCTCGCCAAGCAGGGGTACGAGGTGGTCGACGTCGGCCCGCACGTCTTCGACCCGGACGACGACTACCCGGCCTTCTGTCTGCACGCCGGCACCCGGGTGGTGGCCGACCCGGGCAGCCTGGGTGTGGTCATCGGTGGCTCCGGCAACGGCGAGCAGATCGCCGCCAACAAGGTGGCCGGAGTCCGTGCGGCTCTGGCCTGGAGCATCGAGACCGCCCAGTTGGGCCGGCAGCACAACGACGCCAACGTGGTCGCGGTCGGGGCCCGTCAGCACACCCTGGACGAGGCCACCGCGATCGTCGAGGCGTTCCTGACCACGGCCTTCTCCGGCAGCGAGCGGCACGCCCGCCGCATCGCCCAGGTCGCCGAGTACGAGCAGACCCGCAAGCTGCCCGACCTGCCCTGA